From a single Alkalihalophilus pseudofirmus genomic region:
- a CDS encoding tyrosine-type recombinase/integrase: MSVSTPEFITDYLDSLYEKGRKEATIKRYRYDLLDFLEWMKDHNKPLTIEGFDSLSNEEMALFFDELIKHRSYKIRTTRRIYSVIQQLARFYIKKGQLQTHAILFYTQPELIQTPLQRKEWVSSAEADQLFSVVRSYEGLSENQMRARPLLIARNECLLHLLLHYGCSLHEAASLTTRDVRFERNEIRVQSEKGISRIVPITHEHKQLAYNYLKTIPEAVRPKLFSDEPFFVAFDFQRGTFRWSYEEDQPKQLTIISIQKMIRQEVERAGLRKGISAQHLRHTYILRKLLNGDDAISLQQQLSFKSLLSLKRYTLTINQLTEEQKRELQ; encoded by the coding sequence ATGTCTGTTTCCACACCTGAATTTATTACAGATTATCTTGACTCTTTATATGAAAAGGGACGGAAGGAGGCTACGATAAAACGATATCGTTATGACCTTCTAGATTTCCTTGAGTGGATGAAGGATCACAATAAACCATTAACAATAGAGGGCTTTGACTCTCTTTCAAATGAGGAAATGGCCCTTTTCTTTGACGAGTTAATTAAACATCGTTCCTACAAAATACGTACAACAAGAAGAATTTATTCCGTGATTCAACAATTAGCAAGATTTTATATAAAAAAAGGACAACTTCAGACACACGCTATTCTTTTCTACACTCAGCCAGAATTGATTCAAACTCCCTTACAACGAAAGGAATGGGTAAGCTCTGCTGAAGCCGACCAGCTCTTTTCTGTCGTTCGTTCTTATGAAGGATTAAGTGAAAATCAAATGAGAGCACGCCCTCTATTAATTGCTCGTAACGAATGTCTTTTACATTTATTATTGCATTATGGATGTTCTCTCCACGAGGCAGCTTCCCTTACCACTCGTGATGTACGATTTGAACGAAATGAGATACGTGTCCAATCTGAAAAAGGGATATCAAGAATTGTACCGATCACTCACGAGCATAAACAGCTTGCCTACAACTACTTAAAGACGATTCCAGAAGCGGTAAGACCTAAGCTTTTTTCAGATGAGCCTTTTTTTGTAGCCTTTGATTTTCAACGCGGTACGTTCCGCTGGTCATACGAAGAAGATCAACCGAAGCAATTAACGATAATCTCTATTCAAAAAATGATTCGACAGGAAGTGGAAAGAGCGGGGCTGCGGAAAGGCATTTCAGCGCAGCATTTAAGACACACCTATATTCTTAGAAAACTGCTAAATGGTGACGATGCGATCTCCTTGCAGCAGCAGCTTAGCTTTAAATCACTTCTATCACTTAAGCGCTACACTCTTACCATCAATCAATTAACAGAAGAGCAAAAACGAGAATTACAATAA
- the miaA gene encoding tRNA (adenosine(37)-N6)-dimethylallyltransferase MiaA, with protein MKERLMAIVGPTAVGKTALSIHVAKAMNGEIISGDSMQIYKGMDIGTAKVTKEEQEGIPHYLIDIKEPDKPFSVAEFQELCRPLITDITKRGKLPILVGGTGLYVNAVTHGFDFAEVPTDVTYRKKLEEETEKNGNEALYQKLMEIDPKVCEKIHPNNVRRVIRALEVNYVTGELFSEQQTEEKQESLYNLVMIGLTMDRVDLYDRINKRVDLMVEAGLFDEVKHFYDQGLRDCQSIQAIGYKEIYAYFDGLYTRDEAIEVLKQNSRRYAKRQLTWFKNKTDAAWYSVSAFEPTKHYQDIVNFTVDKFLEGN; from the coding sequence ATGAAAGAAAGATTAATGGCGATTGTCGGACCGACAGCAGTTGGTAAAACGGCTCTTAGCATTCATGTGGCAAAGGCAATGAATGGCGAAATTATTAGCGGAGATTCGATGCAGATATATAAGGGTATGGATATTGGAACGGCTAAGGTGACAAAAGAGGAACAAGAGGGCATCCCGCATTATCTCATTGATATTAAAGAGCCGGACAAGCCTTTTTCAGTAGCTGAATTCCAAGAATTATGCCGCCCGCTTATTACTGATATCACTAAGAGAGGGAAGCTGCCAATCTTGGTTGGCGGTACAGGGCTTTATGTGAATGCTGTCACACACGGATTTGATTTTGCCGAAGTTCCGACAGATGTTACGTATCGAAAAAAGCTTGAAGAAGAAACCGAGAAGAACGGTAACGAAGCGCTCTATCAAAAGCTGATGGAGATCGACCCTAAAGTATGTGAAAAGATTCATCCTAATAATGTAAGGAGGGTCATCCGGGCTCTAGAAGTAAACTATGTGACCGGTGAATTATTTTCAGAGCAGCAAACCGAAGAAAAACAAGAATCCTTGTATAATTTAGTGATGATTGGGTTAACAATGGATCGTGTAGACTTATATGACCGCATTAATAAACGAGTAGATTTAATGGTAGAAGCTGGCCTTTTTGATGAGGTGAAACACTTTTATGATCAAGGGCTCCGTGATTGTCAATCGATTCAAGCGATTGGTTATAAAGAGATTTATGCTTATTTTGACGGACTTTATACAAGGGATGAAGCGATTGAGGTGTTAAAGCAAAACTCGCGAAGATATGCCAAAAGACAGCTCACCTGGTTCAAAAATAAAACGGATGCTGCATGGTATTCTGTGTCTGCCTTTGAGCCAACAAAGCACTATCAAGACATTGTAAATTTCACAGTAGACAAATTTTTAGAAGGAAATTGA
- the hfq gene encoding RNA chaperone Hfq, with the protein MKQSINIQDQFLNQLRKENISVTVFLLNGFQLRGHVKGFDNFTIILESEGKQQLVYKHAISTFAPQRNVQLKSDEV; encoded by the coding sequence ATGAAACAATCCATCAACATTCAAGATCAATTTTTGAACCAACTACGCAAAGAAAACATCTCGGTAACTGTCTTTTTATTAAACGGCTTTCAATTACGCGGCCATGTTAAGGGCTTTGATAATTTTACGATTATTCTCGAGTCTGAAGGGAAGCAGCAGCTTGTATATAAACATGCGATCTCAACCTTCGCTCCTCAACGCAATGTTCAATTGAAATCTGATGAAGTATAA
- a CDS encoding class I SAM-dependent methyltransferase: MIVTTARKQASKLEGKAKEVASHLNGLFIKRNDASVDELLNTHESKVIVVAKSRLTLYTEDRMEPFFYHPSSAMFRVKQWLRGMRDPLVDVADLKEGMSVLDCTLGLASDSLMAKLAVGEKGCVTGLEANREAAYIVKEGLKEWQEGPKVMIERMREINVIHTHHLPYLQQASSSSIDVVYFDPMFEVHVETSTGIKGLKGIACHDDIDEEVLFHAKRIAKKKVVLKDHWQSERFNKFGFKQIKRQHAAFHYGFIDVTTNRGV, translated from the coding sequence ATGATCGTAACGACTGCAAGGAAACAAGCAAGCAAATTAGAAGGAAAAGCAAAAGAAGTTGCCAGTCACCTTAATGGTCTGTTCATAAAGAGGAATGATGCCTCAGTAGATGAGCTGTTGAACACTCACGAAAGCAAAGTGATTGTCGTCGCTAAAAGCAGGTTAACGTTATATACAGAAGATAGAATGGAGCCCTTTTTCTATCATCCGAGTTCTGCTATGTTTCGTGTGAAGCAATGGTTAAGAGGGATGAGGGATCCACTCGTTGATGTGGCGGATTTAAAAGAGGGGATGAGCGTTCTTGATTGTACGCTTGGGCTTGCTTCTGACAGTTTAATGGCAAAGCTTGCGGTAGGTGAAAAAGGATGTGTCACTGGGTTAGAAGCAAATCGTGAGGCGGCTTATATTGTTAAAGAAGGTCTTAAAGAATGGCAGGAAGGGCCAAAAGTGATGATTGAGCGGATGAGGGAGATCAACGTAATTCATACTCACCATCTGCCCTATTTACAACAAGCCTCTTCCTCTTCAATTGATGTCGTTTACTTTGACCCAATGTTTGAGGTGCATGTTGAAACCTCTACAGGAATAAAAGGGTTAAAAGGCATAGCATGTCATGATGATATTGATGAAGAAGTGCTCTTTCACGCAAAACGTATAGCCAAAAAGAAAGTCGTTCTTAAAGACCATTGGCAAAGTGAACGCTTTAACAAGTTTGGATTTAAGCAAATAAAACGCCAGCATGCAGCTTTCCATTATGGTTTTATTGATGTTACTACAAATAGAGGTGTGTAA